The following coding sequences lie in one Lolium perenne isolate Kyuss_39 chromosome 2, Kyuss_2.0, whole genome shotgun sequence genomic window:
- the LOC127329807 gene encoding uncharacterized protein → MPRSSSDCNPCSGMLALFRKRPRAQQLSQPPKPTLLRRAFGRMTTNRRRRRHRASSFSSVRAVFWPLMSMGSDIDRGEAGDRPPRSSSADSGGTAVRAPSPSLDTPAATTTAARVLAIQAQLGEAAASSAPPSGTAMHRLSDVAAACGDGDVEEACRGFERQLMEMLVEEAKVGDLMDVEELLGCWEDLKAPVFVRLVGRFYGDLCMDLFAGLDDDVSSESSDDSTV, encoded by the exons ATGCCGAGGTCTTCCTCGGACTGCAACCCGTGCAGCGGCATGCTCGCGCTCTTCAGGAAGCGGCCGAGGGCGCAGCAGCTGTCGCAGCCGCCGAAGCCGACGCTGCTCCGCCGCGCGTTCGGCAGGATGACGACGAACCGCCGACGCCGGCGCCACCGCGCCAGCAGCTTCAGCTCCGTGCGCGCGGTCTTCTGGCCGCTCATGTCCATGGGGTCGGACATCGACCGCGGCGAGGCCGGCGACCGGCCGCCGCGGAGCTCGTCCGCCGACAGCGGCGGCACCGCCGTGCGCGCGCCGTCGCCGTCCCTTGACACGCCCGCCGCGACCACCACGGCAGCGCGGGTGCTCGCGATCCAGGCCCAGCTCGGCGAGGCCGCGGCGTCCTCGGCGCCG CCGAGCGGCACGGCGATGCACCGTCTCAGCGACGTGGCCGCCGCCTGCGGCGACGGGGACGTGGAGGAGGCGTGCAGAGGCTTCGAGAGGCAGCTGATGGAGATGCTGGTGGAGGAGGCCAAGGTGGGAGACCTCATGGACGTCGAGGAGCTCCTCGGCTGCTGGGAGGATCTCAAGGCCCCGGTGTTCGTCCGGCTCGTCGGCCGCTTCTACGGCGACCTCTGCATGGACCTATTCGCCGGCCTCGACGACGACGTGTCGTCCGAGTCGTCTGATGATTCGACTGTTTGA
- the LOC127328291 gene encoding F-box protein At1g60400-like, producing the protein MAAADSLSALPDHLLQHILSFAPAKEAAASTVLSCRWRPLWLGTSAINLDSRTYLSCKHHDRYDVFFRDAEAAFLCLRRRLTVFLEKGAYRRVDRWVDYGDEPEDDARVAGLLVNNPAAAGLEELRVQCEYTEYGKWYSPPLASLSCAATLRVLQLQCCNLEPPSEAPSSAHLAFPRLTDLTLYCCSLSEGYLQVLVDAAPALTSLALRYLRRHKSPETPGSAKVFHANSFHVPLRLRCRTVTALVLETNVCSEEMKHSRDAGIELDMPSLRYFCFRRVPVKLSLTSPAPELALVQVDTTLSELNGWRYVPVSCMLAGFSCTRALKLHLSCIEDLVTSYPPWLEEEQCRFILPTFSNLKLLQLDGKIEDKNSNTASAVMTLLRSCPAMSELRLRFNMRKEDCYRTTKDPVTSAFAQSKERFSRFMSMSCIDRDIVELDRVTDLPENNREYSFLRTSLRKVTLQFKSNEFNCFQVQLAKFLVENGMVLEEMHVDDGNQLWPNHLCNKAARWRADAFQKRNLPDTAGFRVYQQPAI; encoded by the coding sequence ATGGCCGCCGCCGACAGCCTATCCGCCCTCCCTGATCATCTGCTCCAGCACATCCTGTCTTTCGCGCCGGCGAAGGAGGCCGCGGCCAGCACCGTCCTCTCTTGCCGATGGCGTCCGCTCTGGCTCGGGACGAGCGCCATCAACCTGGACAGCAGAACCTACCTCTCCTGCAAACACCACGACCGCTACGACGTCTTCTTCCGCGACGCCGAGGCCGCCTTCCTCTGCCTCCGAAGGCGGCTCACCGTCTTCCTTGAGAAAGGCGCCTACCGCCGCGTCGACAGATGGGTGGACTACGGGGACGAGCCGGAAGACGATGCCCGGGTCGCCGGTCTCCTCGTCAACAACCCGGCGGCTGCCGGACTGGAAGAGCTCCGCGTCCAGTGCGAGTATACGGAATATGGAAAGTGGTACAGCCCGCCTCTCGCATCCCTGTCCTGTGCCGCCACGCTCCGGGTGCTGCAGCTACAATGCTGCAACCTCGAGCCTCCGTCGGAAGCGCCGTCGTCCGCGCACCTGGCTTTTCCACGCCTGACAGATCTGACGTTGTACTGCTGCTCCCTCTCGGAGGGGTATCTCCAGGTCCTGGTTGACGCCGCGCCGGCGCTAACTAGCCTGGCGCTCCGTTATCTCAGACGTCACAAGTCACCCGAGACTCCGGGTTCTGCCAAGGTCTTCCATGCAAATTCTTTCCACGTTCCCCTCCGCCTCCGCTGCCGGACGGTCACCGCCTTGGTTCTCGAGACCAATGTCTGCTCGGAGGAGATGAAGCATTCCCGCGACGCTGGCATCGAGCTCGACATGCCGAGCCTGCGCTACTTTTGCTTCCGGAGAGTCCCGGTAAAGCTCTCGCTGACATCGCCTGCCCCAGAGCTGGCACTAGTCCAAGTCGACACCACTCTGAGCGAGCTCAATGGGTGGAGGTACGTGCCCGTCTCGTGCATGCTCGCAGGCTTCTCCTGCACGAGGGCCCTCAAGCTGCACCTCAGCTGCATCGAGGACCTCGTCACCTCCTACCCACCTTGGTTGGAAGAGGAGCAGTGCAGGTTCATCCTACCCACCTTCTCGAATCTCAAGCTCCTCCAACTAGACGGAAAAATCGAGGACAAGAACAGCAACACGGCGTCCGCAGTGATGACGCTGCTCCGCTCCTGCCCAGCGATGTCAGAGCTCCGGCTCAGATTTAACATGAGGAAGGAGGACTGCTACCGCACAACCAAGGATCCTGTCACCAGCGCCTTTGCCCAATCCAAGGAAAGGTTCAGCAGGTTCATGTCCATGTCCTGCATAGACCGTGACATTGTGGAGCTCGACAGGGTCACCGATCTCCCGGAAAACAACCGGGAGTACAGCTTCCTGAGAACGAGCCTACGGAAGGTGACCCTGCAGTTCAAATCCAATGAGTTCAACTGCTTCCAGGTCCAGCTAGCCAAGTTCCTCGTGGAGAACGGCATGGTTCTCGAGGAGATGCACGTCGACGATGGGAACCAGCTCTGGCCGAACCACCTCTGCAACAAGGCCGCGAGATGGAGAGCTGATGCTTTTCAGAAGAGAAACCTGCCAGACACGGCTGGCTTTCGGGTGTACCAACAACCAGCTATCTAA